From the genome of Syngnathoides biaculeatus isolate LvHL_M chromosome 4, ASM1980259v1, whole genome shotgun sequence:
gaggaaaccggagtgcccacccggagaaaagccacgcaggcacgggggagaacatgcaaactccacacagggggggggtccgggattgaacccaggacctcagaactgtgaggccaacgcttttccagctgatccaccctgccgcccTTTTAGAGTTCTACAAAGTCATTATTTCTAACTAAAAGAGTAGcacgttttgggtttttttttttttttttttttttttacaattcttcTCCATAAAACATTCTTTAGATATCACATTAATGGGTAAGCATGAGCCTCAACATTGTCAGCCTATTAcagatttcttttgttttgttcactgtcacgctggctatcacaacaacaacaaggaacaacatggcAACAAGAACAATACAAATACGAATATGCCTGCTAGATTCCTGGGGATTCAGGTCCGCAGGGACCGTTTAAAATgataacacacaaaaaaaaataaaactcaaactGTTTAACTTATCATCTGTGATAGAGAGGTGTGACATAACAGTTTCTCACATTAATTTTGCATATAAGACAAAATGAGCCCTGGCATTATTTATTCCACTGTCTCGCACCAACGgtacggggctggacccaaatgcaggactccgagatgagggcatgatgttcggcgtagttttattcaaagctgaggtcacaCACGGTATGtaaagcagtccgagaaggcagaggcacaacatCGCTAGGCTACaagcaaaatccaaaaacagGAAGCGAGGTTTGATGACTGGGAGACAAACTAGAAAACATGAATTAGGACTTAACTATGGCacaaactaagacaggactaaactgtggtggcacagaaacactgtgacgagaATGACTCAAGACTACACtattctcagtggtggagattcctactgtcagtgaatacaactcactcactcactcaggtCAACCAACTTGCAAATGCCGGTGACAAAAACGCCGTCTTAAATACTTGCTCTAATCACATTTTCctcgaaacagctgtgagcgttGACACGCGTCAGGGATGAGACCGCccaaagcggtggccaggccacgcccctctcggccACACCACAATGGAGACGCGGTTATGCGGACTTGACTTGACGAATCctgtattgaaaaaaactgaGTCCAAACAGAAGCGCCGCCGATTCACGCTCAACTCGATACGACATTAGCATGAAAAGGGCATGTTCAGAACATTCCCCACATGTGGATAAAAGTATATTCAAACCCTCCCCCCATCCCCACAAGTGTATCAAACAAAGTCAAATACGCATGCCTTGTATTCTACAGAGCGTGTCTTACTTTATTTGCAAATAAAATGATTCCAGTGTCGTGcgttgtgtatttatttttcattttttatttttttggtatgatgaatgagaagacgcacacgttggctggtctcaacctggtttaatcTGCTCTCTCTTTTCTCAAGGTGACACATTCACAAATGCTCACAAAGGCCCTCAAAACTCTTCCACGTCCAAGTCAGAAACACAAAAGCAAGGTaaaatatccccaaaacaaATAACACGCGATTTACATCACaacacatgacaaaaacaaaaacaaaaaaaacttgcataaacTCACACACCTGCATTATAAATCACAGAGCTTTCTTCACAAAGACCCTCAAAACTCTGATCACCACGCAGACCCTGACAACGTCTCCAGCTAGCGAGTTTATGTGTggaattaataaaacaaattcaACACTGCGCCCACTTTGCAGACACTTTAAAATCATTCCTATTCACTTTGTGCGTGGAGGAGACCAAAATGCCTACCTTGCTCCGTAGAAGTCAGAAACAGAAGAGGAAGTGAGCTCGTCGAGCCGCCCgataaatgtggcttcaaaataaaacacgcagcccacttcctgtgtttctcagctcTTCCGCCAACACTTCGACTGCATTTTTCAACACCCGATTCCTTACACCAGTAATAGCGTCgaaaagaacgaaaaaaaaaaaaaaaacagcacgtgCTGCCTTGagaaaccaaagaccaagtccgaaaccttggtgttctgattgattccgacctgactttcagcaatcacatcaaatcaatcacaaaaaactGAAGAACATACCTAGAGTGAAGCCTTGTATGTGtcaaagctcatccatgcttttatctcaagtagacttgactattgtaatggtcttctgactggaaaaaaaaaaagagcattaaacagctgcagctcgttcagaattctgcagctcgcattctgaccaaaacaaagcggtcagagcaaaAAACTCCGATCCTCAAGTCCTTGAACAGGcctccagtcagctttagaagagattttaaagttctgctaccggtctgtaaatcactaaatgatttcggtccggaatacatgaaagaaatgctgacgGAATACagacccagtagagctctgagatggactgactcgggtcaaatagtggagggcagagtccaaagcaaacatggcgaagcagcatttagctattaagCTGctcacaaatggaagaagttgccaaatccaggttgaaaactcttctgttTTTCCTCACGTTTCcaatttttgatcatattacttgcaccgtatgcggttttaattgtctcttttttttttttttaatattttctttgtcacttttattgtttctatgccgttttaaatgttttatctcttttgttttcaaatgccttcaaTCATGTAAAACGCATcgagtcaccccccccccccgccccctatGAAACACGCCGTACAAATCAATTTCCACGCCGCGTCCCTATTATAGCGCACAACATTACAGCAGCGCGGACAATATTTGGCGTCATGCACGCAAAAACAAGCCAAGCGAGTGGCCCGAGCCGGGGGCTATTTCGGCAGCAGGACCAGTCACGAATAGGAATGCGCCAACAAAAGCAACATTTCCTCCGCCGTCTCCCCCCCGAGTCAAGAAAGCCACGTTGAGAAGGTTTtccccaggtgtcaacgggttTTTCCCGGCCTCATCCTCATCTTGACGGTCTGAACCCTGTTCAGATCTTTCTCCACGCCGGGATGAGCGCAAATGGGCTTCTTCCGGGCCCCCACGTAGATGCTGTCGGAGCCACGAGGAGAAAGAagcatatttcatttttggaatatTGCCGGCCTGATTCTGATGCTGATCCATCTCAACCACGAGTACAATTGAACAAAAAGTTGTCGAGCTTACACGAGAGCGTCGATGTCACAGGCCTCGGTGCTGCGCTGCGTGTGCCAGGTCTGGGCCTTCATCAGGACTGGTTTGGGGACAAGCTTTCTGGTTTTAATGCAGCATTTGCTGATGCCACCTTCAAAACGGAGTACAAATGGTGAGCGTTCCATTCAAAGACTCGGCTggatttgtgatgaaaaattgacatttttggagCTCTTAACCTTGCCAAAGACTAAAAGCGCACTACGTATGCTTAGCTAAacgttggttttttttttttttttgttgttacgaTCACGTTTGAAGTTGACGTCGAAAAGTCATCATCGTCGCAGCGCGGGCGGCGTTTACCTTCGGTCGAGTCGACGGCCAAAGCCACGAGGCACAAAGTGGCCACAAGCACTTTCGGGTCCATGACGGCGCGCAGCGTCAGCTGAGGAAAACGCTCGCTCGCTCCCGCCGCTCCCGAGCGTAGAGAGGCGGGTGAACAACGCCGAGCTCAGGCAGGCTCTGGCAGGTTGCAGCGTAATTGATGAATTCCCCGAATCGGGAAGTAGGTCACCGATTTATTCGAGTCTTCACGATACGGGAGCGGTGTCAAAAACCCCGCCAGAGACAACGCTGAGGGTGCCGAGAGGGGGTTCATCGGAAGTGTTAATCCCTCGTTTATTGCGGGCCTTGGCAACCCGATGAACGATGTGCAAAGTATTGAACGCATCATTTTGGGCATTAATTGGACGGATTTGAAAGATGTCAGGTGAAGCTTTCCAGGCGGCACGGCggaccagctggaaagcgttggcctcaccgttctgaggtctcgggtgcgatcccggacccgcctgtgtggagtttgcatgttctccccgtgcctgtgtggcttttctccgggtgggcactctagtttcctcccacatcccaaaaagcacGCATTGTTTGGAGTCCTTTCTCggactgtgtaattgtgcatctctttcgttaagaataaaacccactgaacattatgcctttgcctgggggtcctgcatttgtgtccgcCTCCGCATTGCTGAGATGTGACAAATGCGCAGTAGCATTGtagacattttacattttatttctttcaatGTGTgtggtaacatttttttcccattttcgtTTAGTTTTGATGTATTAGGCTAAGAAATGTTGATTTTACtacaaaaaatacagaatatgTTGATCTATGTAtgatatgaatatgaaaaaaaaatccacaatgcATTGACTCTGTAATTGGTGAAGTGCAATATAGCGAGGGATTGTATtttgatacatccatccattttcttagctgcatatcctcacgagggtcgcgggaagcgctggagcctatcccagctgttgacgggcaggaggcggggcacaccagccaatcgcagggcgttATCATTGTGGTAGAAGTACAGATACGTGTAGACAAAAGACTGTTGGAAGTATTCCTTCAATGTCTGTAGTTAAGTAAAAGAGTGAAATATACTgaagtacaaaagtaaaaatgaatttttaccgcgaacctgaaaaaaaaaaaaaaagtgtactcgATTACATTAAGGGAGTATTTGTATATGACCTTTCTACCTTGACAACTGTTTGGTCCGGACCAAGACAAAAACCAACCCAAAGATTCGAGATAGACCAGTTCAGGTTCTGGTCCTCCTGCTTTTGAACCAACACATTGTGCGCACTTTGGTCCAAAACTCACTTAGCGTGGGGATTAAAGCCTTTTGGAAAATTTGACAGCTGCATAAAAGCCAGCTATGAGAATCGGTTCCCACCGAAATGGACCCCATTCAACAATTTAactgccaaaacaaaacaaaacaaaaccccaaaaatattcCCACAGCCACTGCAACGGAACCAAGATGGAAGCGACACAAAACGAGCGGACGTGCCGCAACAAATCTGCAGCGAAACTTTGTCGGGTGACTCATTGAAATCATTTACAGGAATCAGAATTTGAATCACATCTATTTccttccatctgtccatttttccGTTTGTTGCGCTTTTCCTCatcaggtgagctggagcccacTCCGGCGGACTTTGGTGGCCGCCGGCCAATCACGGGGGCTGCCACGTTTGCGCAAATCACCTTCAATTTCATATTCTTATGAAGAATGAATGAGCTCTCATTCTTCTATTCGAAGACACTGATCATTTGAGAGTTTTCTCAATCATCATAAACATTGATGAGTCCACCAGGTCGGAAATAAATCAATAACGTCTTTAGTGTACACGCGTAATTGCCTTAGTTGCTTTTAACTCACTCTCAGAtcaatgaaaatgcaaatttgctcgctaatatatatatatatatatatatatatatatatatatatatatatatatatatatatatattttacgtCTGCACAGATTCATAGTTACTCAGATCACGATAGAGATTAAATTACAGCTATTGGACTCTTTTGTTTGctgaatttgatgtttttttttctttgttcaacAAAAATATCCAAAAGGGACTCACTATAAATGATGCTATAAGGCTAACAAcgtgcaacacattttttttctataaatctCATGAAATGTTTCCTTTTTACACGATCATTTGCACGGTATCCCCGGCCAATCGTAATGTGACATCACTGGCGAGCTAATTTTTAGAACGGGCCAGCGGGCTACTCATGTTGCTCGTCGGGACCGGTcggtgcccgcgggcaccaTGTTGGCCACCCGTGATGTGAAATTGAAATGCGCGTTTTTGGGAAGCTCGATTGCCCACAGTTAGGGTGCCACGCCCGAATATCGCCGTTTTAATACTTGTCGGACAAATACAAGACAATCCCACGGTTTTTTGAATATTATCtgattctatttttattcatcagtCACACGTCTACGACACAAACTGCTCAAACACTGCACTCAAAGTCGTCATTAGAAGCGGAGCAAAGTTAGTTTACAGTCAGTGCAGCGGCGCGTCACGAACACGCCGGACCTCGTTGACTTCAGATTGGCTGAGGAGTGGCCAGAAAGTAACCAGCGCCttgattattatcatcatcattaaaaGACAGAATTGAAGTGACGTGACACACATAAGTGGATGTGACTTAAGTC
Proteins encoded in this window:
- the ccl27a gene encoding C-C motif chemokine 27a, which encodes MDPKVLVATLCLVALAVDSTEGGISKCCIKTRKLVPKPVLMKAQTWHTQRSTEACDIDALVIYVGARKKPICAHPGVEKDLNRVQTVKMRMRPGKTR